CGGCCGCGTCACTTCCCACCATCCGCACGTCCACCGCTTCATCTACCTGCACGAACTTGGAAGCGGCCACAGAGCTCTGCTCCAGTTCCTTGTTGGCCTCGTCCCCGAGGCGCGCCACGCGGGAGCGCAGCTCCGCGATGTAGGCGACGGCGTCTGCCAGGAGTGATGCCTTGTCCATGCGGGACACGTTGGGGACGGCAGCTCGGAGATCGCAAAATCGACGGTTCAGTTTGTCGCGGCGCAGCCGCTCGGCCTGCACATGGCTGACGGCGCTATGGCGACCGTCAGAGCGGGGCCCGGTTTTCCGGCCCCGCCGGTTGGTTTGGCACTGCAGCGTTGCCGGGAGGCTCGGTGGCAGCTCGGAGAGCTCAGCGCTCCGGAGGAGCGTTCTCCCCGTGGGAGACAGCTCCCTGTCCGCGTTCTGGGACATCGTGCCGTCGTCGAACAGCCATTGTTCGGGAATTTCCCGGGACACGAACTCGAGCACCTGCTGGC
This portion of the Triticum aestivum cultivar Chinese Spring unplaced genomic scaffold, IWGSC CS RefSeq v2.1 scaffold15150, whole genome shotgun sequence genome encodes:
- the LOC123176997 gene encoding transcription factor bHLH14-like, with translation MDDLLSPSSSFVPPSPSSHFSTVGQQVLEFVSREIPEQWLFDDGTMSQNADRELSPTGRTLLRSAELSELPPSLPATLQCQTNRRGRKTGPRSDGRHSAVSHVQAERLRRDKLNRRFCDLRAAVPNVSRMDKASLLADAVAYIAELRSRVARLGDEANKELEQSSVAASKFVQVDEAVDVRMVGSDAAAVRVTTAASHAPARLMGALRSLELQVQHACVSRVQGVTLQDVVVDVPPSMQDADGLRSALLQTLQDSA